The following are encoded in a window of Qipengyuania soli genomic DNA:
- the queC gene encoding 7-cyano-7-deazaguanine synthase QueC: MPNENDTKPGPAVILLSGGLDSMVTAAIARERGHEIHALTIDYGQRHVRELESARAIAQKLGVVRHVLLPLDLRQFGGSALTDDIDVPKGGVGEDIPVTYVPARNLVFLALTTAFAETSGSRDIFIGVNALDYSGYPDCRPEFIASFAETARLGTKQGVEGMPFTIHAPLQHMSKADIARECDRLDLNPSWSWSCYDPTPEGLACGGCDSCRLRRKGFAEAGVVDSTPYAQDAPALTE; encoded by the coding sequence ATGCCCAATGAAAACGATACTAAGCCCGGCCCGGCGGTAATCCTCCTGTCCGGCGGCCTGGATTCCATGGTGACCGCCGCCATTGCGCGCGAGCGTGGCCATGAAATCCATGCACTGACGATTGATTACGGTCAGCGTCACGTTCGTGAGCTGGAATCGGCAAGGGCAATCGCGCAGAAGCTGGGTGTCGTCCGGCACGTCCTGCTTCCGCTCGACCTTCGCCAATTCGGCGGCTCGGCACTGACCGACGATATCGATGTGCCCAAGGGCGGTGTCGGGGAAGACATTCCGGTAACTTATGTTCCCGCCCGAAACCTGGTCTTTCTGGCTCTGACCACCGCCTTCGCGGAAACGTCCGGATCCCGCGATATCTTCATCGGCGTAAATGCGCTCGACTACTCGGGCTATCCGGATTGCCGGCCCGAGTTCATCGCCAGCTTTGCCGAAACCGCACGCCTCGGGACCAAGCAGGGCGTGGAAGGCATGCCTTTCACCATTCATGCGCCTCTTCAGCACATGTCGAAAGCGGACATCGCACGTGAATGCGATCGGCTCGACCTGAACCCTTCCTGGAGTTGGTCCTGTTACGATCCAACACCCGAGGGATTGGCATGTGGCGGATGTGATTCGTGTCGATTGCGCCGAAAGGGCTTTGCCGAAGCGGGGGTTGTCGATAGCACTCCCTACGCACAGGATGCGCCAGCACTGACGGAGTAA
- a CDS encoding Hsp33 family molecular chaperone HslO, with product MNDTPLQPEETYSGRLLGFTIPSQNARGRLVRLDGVLDEVLSAHAYPAPITHLLAEALVLATLIGGLLKDDGSQVTMQAQTEEGAVRLLVCDFKGGALRGYVDFDESRLAELGANPSLFALFGKGYLAITFDIPSGQGRYQGIVPLEGGSLSEACESYFYQSEQVPTLIRCAVRSGSEGTVAAGMLVQHLPDGEEGRERLHARLDHPEWEHVAVMGGSIRHEELLDNDLSLEAIAWRLFHDEDEVRIQPGAAIARGCRCSIEHYEQVLGRFPEEDREEMRNDDGLILVDCAFCSKQFAIAR from the coding sequence ATGAACGATACCCCCCTCCAGCCCGAAGAAACTTATTCGGGCCGCCTCCTCGGCTTCACCATCCCTTCGCAGAACGCGCGTGGCCGGCTTGTCCGTCTCGACGGTGTCCTCGATGAAGTCCTGTCGGCACATGCCTATCCTGCGCCGATCACGCACCTACTTGCCGAGGCGCTGGTCCTGGCCACGCTCATCGGCGGTCTGCTCAAGGACGATGGGTCGCAGGTGACCATGCAGGCGCAGACCGAAGAGGGCGCCGTTCGACTGCTGGTGTGCGACTTCAAGGGTGGCGCGTTACGTGGCTATGTTGATTTCGACGAGAGCCGACTTGCCGAACTGGGGGCCAATCCATCCCTCTTTGCGCTCTTTGGCAAAGGCTATCTCGCGATCACTTTCGATATCCCGTCGGGCCAGGGCCGTTACCAAGGCATCGTACCGCTGGAGGGTGGCAGCCTCTCGGAAGCATGCGAGAGCTACTTCTACCAGTCGGAGCAGGTCCCCACACTCATCCGTTGCGCCGTACGCTCCGGAAGCGAGGGAACGGTGGCTGCGGGCATGCTTGTCCAGCATCTGCCCGACGGAGAGGAAGGACGCGAACGCCTCCATGCGCGACTAGACCATCCCGAGTGGGAACATGTCGCCGTCATGGGCGGCTCTATCCGCCATGAAGAGTTGCTCGACAACGATTTGTCGCTGGAGGCCATAGCCTGGAGGCTGTTCCACGATGAAGACGAGGTCCGCATTCAGCCGGGTGCCGCCATCGCGCGTGGATGCAGGTGCTCGATCGAGCACTACGAGCAGGTTCTTGGCCGTTTCCCGGAAGAAGACAGGGAAGAAATGCGCAATGACGACGGGCTCATTCTGGTCGATTGTGCGTTCTGTTCGAAGCAGTTTGCCATCGCCCGATAA
- the argF gene encoding ornithine carbamoyltransferase, with product MAVNHFLDLSDAGGDAIAAMLADAQDRKAARAGWPKGKPDADAPLAGHVLAMIFEKNSTRTRASFDIAMRQLGGSALILDSGTSQLGRGESIADTARVLSRMADAIMIRTDDHVKAEELAHYASVPVINGLTDRSHPCQIVADLLTMVEQGKALPGLELAWLGDGNNVLHSILEAAGIFKFNVRVGTPQGYEPETEFVEMARAGGAQVTLTKNAAEAAEGADIVVTDTWVSMGQEHVHNKLAAMEPFRVDEKLMARAKPDARFLHCLPAHVGDEVSSGVFESPQSVVFDEAENRIHAQKSILLWCHGKL from the coding sequence ATGGCGGTGAATCACTTCCTCGACCTCTCGGATGCGGGCGGGGATGCGATTGCCGCCATGCTTGCCGACGCACAGGATCGGAAGGCGGCGCGTGCGGGCTGGCCGAAAGGCAAGCCCGACGCCGACGCGCCGCTTGCGGGTCACGTGCTGGCGATGATCTTCGAGAAGAATTCTACCCGCACCCGCGCCAGCTTCGACATAGCCATGCGCCAGCTGGGCGGTAGTGCGCTAATCCTTGATTCGGGGACAAGCCAGCTCGGCCGAGGTGAAAGCATTGCCGATACGGCACGCGTGCTCAGCCGTATGGCCGATGCAATCATGATCCGCACGGACGACCATGTGAAAGCCGAAGAACTGGCGCACTATGCCAGTGTACCGGTCATCAACGGCCTGACCGATCGCTCGCATCCCTGCCAGATCGTTGCCGACCTTCTGACCATGGTCGAACAGGGCAAGGCCCTGCCGGGTCTCGAACTCGCCTGGCTGGGGGACGGCAATAATGTCCTCCACTCGATCCTCGAGGCAGCAGGCATCTTCAAGTTCAACGTCCGCGTCGGCACTCCGCAGGGTTACGAGCCGGAGACCGAATTCGTCGAGATGGCCCGGGCCGGCGGTGCGCAGGTCACGCTGACCAAGAATGCAGCCGAAGCTGCCGAGGGCGCGGACATCGTCGTCACCGACACCTGGGTGTCGATGGGCCAGGAGCATGTTCACAACAAGCTTGCGGCGATGGAGCCGTTCCGCGTCGACGAGAAACTGATGGCCCGCGCCAAGCCCGATGCGCGCTTTCTCCATTGCCTGCCAGCGCATGTGGGAGACGAAGTGAGTAGCGGCGTCTTCGAAAGCCCCCAATCGGTGGTTTTCGACGAGGCGGAAAACCGCATCCACGCGCAGAAGTCGATCCTGCTTTGGTGCCACGGCAAGCTGTAG
- a CDS encoding aspartate aminotransferase family protein — translation MSISPLMPVYPRCGVRPVEGDHCHLIDEDGTRYLDFASGIAVNLLGHSHAGLIGAIQQQAAKLMHVSNLYGSPQGEALAQRLVDKTFADTVFFTNSGAEAVECAIKTARAYHQHVGNDDKFELITFTNAFHGRTMATISASNQEKMHKGFMPLLAGFKYAEFDDLESAKALMGPNTAGFLVEPIQGEGGIRPGSEEFIRGLRQLADENDLMLVFDEVQCGVARTGKFYAYEHYGIEPDIMATAKGIGGGFPLGACLATEKAARGMGFGTHGSTYGGNPLAMAAGMAVMDAVANDEFLAEVTEKGERLRSRLEQFIGNYPELFELVRGKGLMLGLKMKVESRPFYVHLRDNHQLLTVAAGDNTLRILPPLVADDAEFDEFFDKLSAGAASFDPATA, via the coding sequence ATGTCGATTTCGCCCCTGATGCCCGTCTATCCCCGCTGCGGCGTGCGCCCCGTTGAAGGGGACCACTGTCACCTCATCGACGAAGACGGCACCCGCTATCTCGATTTTGCCAGTGGCATTGCCGTGAACCTGCTCGGCCACAGCCACGCTGGCCTGATCGGCGCGATCCAGCAGCAGGCTGCGAAGCTGATGCACGTCTCGAACCTCTACGGCAGCCCGCAGGGCGAGGCGCTTGCACAGCGTCTGGTCGACAAGACATTTGCCGATACCGTGTTCTTCACCAATTCGGGTGCCGAGGCGGTCGAGTGCGCGATCAAGACCGCGCGTGCCTATCACCAGCATGTCGGCAATGACGACAAGTTCGAACTCATCACCTTCACCAACGCCTTCCACGGGCGGACAATGGCGACGATCAGCGCCTCGAACCAGGAGAAGATGCACAAGGGCTTCATGCCGCTGCTCGCCGGGTTCAAATATGCAGAGTTCGACGATCTCGAGAGCGCCAAGGCGCTGATGGGCCCGAATACCGCAGGCTTCCTGGTCGAACCGATCCAGGGCGAAGGGGGCATCCGCCCCGGCAGCGAGGAGTTCATTCGCGGCCTGCGCCAGCTCGCTGACGAAAACGACCTCATGCTGGTGTTCGACGAAGTGCAGTGCGGCGTTGCGCGCACCGGCAAGTTCTACGCCTACGAACACTACGGTATCGAGCCCGACATCATGGCGACCGCCAAGGGCATCGGTGGGGGCTTCCCGCTCGGAGCCTGCCTTGCGACCGAAAAGGCAGCGCGCGGCATGGGCTTTGGTACGCACGGCTCGACCTATGGCGGCAATCCGCTGGCCATGGCAGCTGGCATGGCGGTGATGGATGCCGTCGCAAATGACGAATTCCTCGCCGAAGTGACCGAGAAGGGGGAGCGCCTGCGCAGCCGGCTCGAACAGTTCATCGGCAACTATCCGGAGCTTTTCGAGCTCGTGCGCGGCAAGGGATTGATGCTCGGCCTCAAGATGAAGGTCGAAAGCCGGCCGTTCTACGTGCACCTGCGCGACAATCACCAACTGCTGACCGTTGCTGCGGGCGACAACACACTGCGCATCCTGCCTCCGTTGGTGGCCGACGATGCCGAATTCGACGAATTCTTCGACAAGCTCTCCGCCGGTGCGGCGAGCTTCGATCCGGCCACGGCCTGA
- a CDS encoding cold-shock protein → MGYDRGRRRGRDKRDGFGEEGFDPFGGPPADFAPHNSFRDDRGGGDRFGGGGDRFGGGNRGGGGGGFGGGPRGGGGGGGGFNRMPAQVVGTGKGTVKFFNSQKGFGFIQQETGGEDVFVHISAVERAGLEGLAEGQELEFNLVDRGGKVSAQDLQVVGDVIAVAKREDAAPRRELTGEKASGTVKFFNSMKGFGFLTRDDGQPDAFVHISAVERSGLSGIDEGQRFEFDLEVDRRGKYSAVNLVPISE, encoded by the coding sequence ATGGGTTACGACAGAGGGCGCCGCCGCGGACGGGACAAGCGCGACGGTTTCGGGGAGGAAGGTTTCGATCCGTTTGGCGGACCGCCGGCGGATTTTGCTCCACACAATTCATTCCGTGACGACCGCGGCGGCGGCGATCGCTTCGGCGGTGGCGGCGACCGTTTCGGCGGCGGCAACCGCGGCGGCGGTGGCGGCGGCTTCGGCGGCGGCCCGCGTGGTGGCGGTGGCGGTGGCGGCGGCTTCAACCGCATGCCCGCGCAAGTCGTCGGCACCGGCAAGGGCACGGTGAAGTTCTTCAACAGCCAGAAGGGCTTTGGCTTTATCCAGCAGGAAACCGGTGGCGAGGACGTTTTTGTCCACATCAGCGCTGTCGAGCGTGCGGGTCTCGAAGGCCTGGCTGAAGGTCAGGAGCTCGAGTTCAACCTCGTCGATCGCGGCGGCAAGGTTTCGGCTCAGGACCTCCAGGTCGTCGGCGATGTCATCGCTGTCGCCAAGCGCGAAGACGCGGCACCGCGTCGCGAGCTGACAGGCGAAAAGGCCAGCGGAACCGTGAAGTTCTTCAATTCGATGAAGGGCTTCGGCTTCCTGACTCGCGATGACGGCCAGCCGGACGCTTTCGTGCACATCAGTGCGGTCGAGCGTTCGGGCCTGTCCGGAATCGACGAAGGCCAGCGCTTCGAGTTCGATCTCGAAGTCGACCGACGCGGCAAATATTCGGCGGTCAACCTGGTTCCGATCTCGGAATAA
- a CDS encoding TerC family protein codes for MEIMALLTDPAAWLALLTLIALEVVLGVDNLIFIAILSNKLPEHQQQKARKIGLALALVMRIGLLMLIGWLVTLQTPLFDLGLTGAPNQYGEPSFETAFSGRDLILLTGGLFLLWKATKEIHHSMEPEDDSGDLLDKTPGTAAAVTATFGAVIAQIIAIDMVFSIDSILTAVGMTDDIPIMVAAVVITVGIMMVAADPLAQFIEKNPTLVMLALAFLVMIGAILVADGLGFHVPKGYVYASMGFALGVELLNMLQRNRRKAKNSRTTHNDRMDPHR; via the coding sequence ATGGAAATCATGGCCTTGCTCACCGATCCGGCCGCCTGGCTGGCCCTGCTGACACTGATCGCTCTTGAAGTCGTTCTCGGCGTCGACAACCTCATTTTCATAGCGATCCTGTCCAACAAGCTGCCCGAGCATCAACAGCAGAAGGCGCGCAAGATCGGCCTGGCACTCGCGCTCGTCATGCGCATCGGCCTGCTCATGCTGATCGGCTGGCTGGTGACCCTGCAAACGCCGCTTTTCGACCTGGGCCTGACCGGTGCGCCAAACCAGTACGGCGAACCCAGCTTCGAGACTGCCTTTTCAGGACGCGACCTGATCCTGCTCACGGGAGGCCTTTTCCTGCTGTGGAAGGCGACCAAGGAAATTCATCACTCGATGGAGCCTGAAGATGATTCGGGCGACCTGCTGGACAAGACGCCGGGCACGGCAGCTGCCGTGACCGCTACCTTCGGAGCAGTGATCGCGCAGATTATCGCAATCGACATGGTCTTCTCGATCGATTCGATCCTCACCGCCGTGGGCATGACCGATGACATCCCGATCATGGTTGCTGCAGTCGTGATCACCGTAGGCATCATGATGGTCGCTGCCGATCCGCTGGCCCAGTTCATCGAGAAGAACCCGACGCTGGTCATGCTGGCGCTCGCGTTCCTGGTCATGATCGGCGCGATCCTGGTGGCCGATGGATTGGGTTTCCATGTGCCAAAAGGATATGTCTACGCTTCCATGGGATTCGCACTAGGTGTCGAACTGCTCAACATGCTGCAGCGCAACAGGCGCAAGGCGAAGAATAGCAGGACGACGCACAATGACCGAATGGACCCCCATCGATGA
- a CDS encoding TIGR01244 family sulfur transferase — protein sequence MTEWTPIDEAVFVAGQISPDDVARAADRGFALIINNRPDAEEDDQPDGALIAAAAKAAGVAYVSIPVGAEGIGPEQIDAMACALAEADGDILAFCRSGNRSSMLWALSQAKQGRDPDVVAEMVRDAGYNPVLILPVMKQLAAKAA from the coding sequence ATGACCGAATGGACCCCCATCGATGAGGCCGTTTTCGTCGCAGGACAGATTTCTCCCGACGACGTAGCGCGCGCAGCCGACCGCGGTTTCGCGCTCATCATCAACAACCGTCCCGATGCCGAGGAAGACGACCAGCCCGACGGGGCACTGATTGCCGCAGCGGCCAAGGCTGCCGGCGTCGCCTATGTCTCGATACCCGTCGGGGCCGAGGGCATCGGCCCCGAGCAGATCGACGCAATGGCTTGTGCGCTTGCCGAAGCGGACGGTGACATCCTCGCCTTCTGCCGATCGGGCAATCGCTCGAGCATGCTTTGGGCGCTCTCGCAGGCAAAGCAGGGCCGCGATCCCGACGTCGTCGCGGAAATGGTGCGCGATGCGGGCTACAACCCGGTGCTCATCCTGCCCGTCATGAAGCAGCTGGCCGCGAAAGCCGCCTGA
- a CDS encoding amidohydrolase, producing the protein MKSALAIATVMLLAGTAAPAIAQQADPLAEVTAQGDRTARVAKQIWDWAELGYLETRSSGLLQDELDREGFKVKAGVAEIPTAFVAEWGKGGPVIAILAEFDALPGITQSTSSARDPLAEKLAGHACGHNLFGAGSLTAAIAVKRWLEKTGTPGRIRLYGTPAEEGGSGKVYMARAGLFNDVDVAINWHPSDENSGAAQTSLANRSAKFRFKGVSAHAAGAPERGRSALDGVEAMNMMANMMHEHTDMDTRIHYVITQGGSAPNVVPDFAESFYYVRHPDADEVRRLWTRLEAAARGAAMGTGTEVEWEIIHGNNPLLVNETLQKVMDAKLRSLGGVEYTAEERAWATEIAKSFGEKAEPLEDAAKIQPYAKSLGYGSTDVGDVSWTTPTVGLDTATWVPGTSAHSWQAVAASGSTIGFKGAQLAAKAMTLMAAELFTNPDLRAAARAEFDASRGPDYEYVSLLGDRDPPLDYRK; encoded by the coding sequence ATGAAATCCGCACTCGCCATCGCCACGGTCATGCTTCTCGCCGGAACTGCCGCACCTGCAATTGCACAGCAGGCCGACCCTCTCGCCGAAGTCACTGCGCAAGGGGACCGCACGGCAAGGGTCGCCAAGCAGATCTGGGACTGGGCAGAGCTCGGCTACCTCGAAACCCGCTCGAGCGGTCTCCTGCAGGACGAGCTCGACCGTGAAGGGTTCAAGGTCAAGGCAGGCGTTGCCGAAATTCCGACGGCATTCGTCGCCGAGTGGGGCAAGGGTGGGCCGGTAATCGCCATTCTCGCCGAATTCGATGCGCTACCGGGGATCACCCAGTCGACCTCTTCCGCGCGTGATCCGCTTGCAGAGAAGCTCGCCGGCCATGCCTGCGGGCACAATCTGTTCGGGGCCGGATCACTGACCGCGGCGATCGCGGTGAAGCGCTGGCTCGAAAAGACAGGCACGCCGGGCCGAATCAGGCTTTACGGCACGCCTGCCGAAGAGGGCGGTTCGGGCAAGGTCTACATGGCGCGGGCGGGCCTGTTCAACGACGTTGACGTGGCGATCAACTGGCACCCGTCCGATGAGAACAGCGGGGCAGCGCAGACCAGCCTCGCCAACCGTTCTGCCAAATTCCGTTTCAAGGGCGTGTCGGCCCACGCCGCTGGCGCTCCGGAACGGGGACGCAGCGCACTCGACGGGGTTGAGGCGATGAACATGATGGCCAACATGATGCACGAGCACACCGACATGGACACGCGCATCCACTACGTCATCACGCAAGGGGGCTCGGCTCCCAATGTCGTTCCCGACTTCGCCGAGAGCTTTTATTACGTGCGTCATCCAGATGCGGACGAGGTGCGGCGCCTGTGGACCCGGCTCGAAGCGGCGGCGAGGGGTGCGGCCATGGGAACGGGTACCGAAGTCGAGTGGGAGATCATCCACGGCAACAACCCGCTGCTGGTCAACGAGACGCTGCAGAAGGTGATGGACGCCAAGTTGCGGAGCCTCGGCGGCGTCGAATACACGGCCGAGGAACGCGCTTGGGCCACGGAAATCGCCAAGAGTTTCGGCGAGAAAGCCGAGCCGTTGGAGGATGCGGCCAAGATCCAACCCTATGCGAAGTCGCTCGGCTATGGGTCTACCGATGTGGGCGATGTTTCGTGGACCACGCCCACAGTCGGCCTCGACACCGCGACCTGGGTCCCGGGAACCAGCGCCCACAGCTGGCAGGCGGTCGCGGCGAGCGGCTCGACGATCGGTTTCAAGGGGGCGCAACTGGCCGCCAAGGCGATGACCCTGATGGCGGCCGAACTGTTCACCAACCCCGATCTGCGTGCAGCAGCACGGGCCGAGTTCGACGCGTCGCGCGGTCCGGACTACGAATATGTATCGCTACTGGGCGATCGCGATCCGCCGCTCGACTATCGCAAGTAG
- a CDS encoding sterol desaturase family protein, which yields MPDFSPTELAVPGFVALVLIEMIWAWRSRPDAYEPKDTLTSLAFGLGSTVAGLISGGAFLALFLWVWQFRLFDVPWTSWAFALCFVLDDLAYYWVHRFGHRVRWFWASHVNHHSSQHYNLSTALRQTWTGFLTLGFVFKLPLVLLGFHPGMIAICAGFNLIYQFWIHTEAIHRMPRWFEAVMNTPSHHRVHHATNPRYLDRNYAGVFIVWDKMFGTFEAEVDDEKIRYGIVKQLGSFNLLWAVFHEWIGIVQDMWRAPWGSKLGYLLREPGWTHDGSRETSDMIRERWLERQAEPARPVSNANPIAGDAEPA from the coding sequence ATGCCCGATTTCTCACCCACCGAACTGGCCGTGCCTGGCTTCGTTGCCCTCGTGCTGATCGAGATGATCTGGGCGTGGCGCTCACGCCCCGACGCCTATGAACCGAAGGACACGCTTACCAGCCTTGCCTTCGGTTTGGGGAGCACGGTCGCGGGGCTGATTTCGGGTGGCGCCTTCCTCGCGCTTTTCCTGTGGGTGTGGCAGTTCCGCCTGTTCGACGTGCCGTGGACCTCGTGGGCATTTGCCCTGTGCTTCGTGCTCGACGATCTCGCCTATTACTGGGTCCATCGCTTCGGCCACCGCGTGCGCTGGTTCTGGGCGAGCCATGTGAACCACCATTCGAGCCAGCATTACAACCTGTCGACCGCGCTCCGGCAGACATGGACCGGCTTCCTGACGCTGGGCTTCGTGTTCAAGCTGCCGCTGGTTCTCCTCGGCTTCCATCCGGGCATGATCGCCATCTGCGCCGGCTTCAACCTGATCTACCAGTTCTGGATCCACACCGAGGCGATCCACAGGATGCCGCGCTGGTTCGAGGCCGTGATGAACACGCCGAGCCACCACCGTGTCCACCACGCCACGAACCCACGCTATCTCGATCGCAATTATGCCGGCGTCTTCATCGTCTGGGACAAGATGTTCGGTACCTTCGAGGCCGAGGTGGACGACGAGAAAATCCGCTACGGCATCGTCAAGCAACTGGGCAGCTTCAACCTGCTGTGGGCCGTGTTCCACGAATGGATCGGCATCGTGCAGGACATGTGGCGCGCGCCCTGGGGCAGCAAGCTTGGCTACCTGCTGCGCGAACCCGGGTGGACGCATGATGGCAGCCGCGAAACCTCCGACATGATCCGTGAGCGCTGGCTCGAACGCCAGGCAGAGCCAGCTCGACCCGTTTCAAATGCAAACCCGATTGCGGGCGACGCGGAGCCTGCCTAA
- a CDS encoding GMC family oxidoreductase, protein MDEFDVVVVGGGSAGSAVAGRLAEAGKTVCLLEAGGRNNGMRITTPGLLAIPNPAANYMYETVPQKGLNGRIGYQPRGKGLGGSSAINAMVYIRGNKWDYDNWAELGCSGWAYDDVLSYFKRAEHNVRGPDAYHGNHGPLWVSDQKWPNPGSIAFVEAAAQLQLPRNADFNGEKQEGFGLYQVTQKDGERWSAARAYVEPRRNASNLDIRIGVTVQKLEISGGRVTGVTYSVGSRQRTVKAKGAVVLSAGAFNSPQILMLSGIGPATHLREHGIDVVADRPAVGSDLQDHIDYVSSWQVDNNEFFGKTLAGTLKVAKALVEHRRFRTGRMTTPYAEAGGFWTVMPDAPAPDIQWHFVPAMLEDHGRTDVKGYGFSLHACVLRPESRGTVRLDSRNAADAPRIDPNFLDDDRDIATLREGVRLSHRIVTSPSLAKYEPRDRFPIDLDDNAQLDELIRNRADTVYHPVGTCRMGADEDSVVDPTLKARGVDGLYIADASIMPRLVSGNTNAPSIMIGERCADFVKAALAG, encoded by the coding sequence ATGGACGAATTCGATGTGGTGGTGGTCGGCGGCGGAAGCGCCGGCAGTGCGGTGGCCGGTCGCCTGGCCGAGGCAGGCAAGACAGTTTGCCTGCTCGAGGCGGGCGGGCGGAACAATGGCATGCGCATTACCACGCCAGGCCTGCTCGCGATCCCGAACCCGGCGGCCAACTACATGTACGAGACTGTCCCGCAGAAAGGGCTGAACGGCCGCATCGGCTACCAGCCACGCGGCAAGGGTCTTGGCGGCTCCTCGGCTATCAATGCGATGGTCTATATCCGCGGCAACAAGTGGGACTACGACAATTGGGCGGAACTCGGATGCTCCGGATGGGCCTACGATGATGTGCTGTCCTACTTCAAACGCGCCGAACACAATGTCCGCGGCCCTGATGCCTACCACGGAAACCACGGGCCACTGTGGGTCAGCGACCAGAAATGGCCGAATCCGGGCAGCATCGCCTTCGTCGAGGCGGCGGCACAGCTCCAGTTGCCGCGCAATGCCGACTTCAACGGTGAGAAGCAGGAAGGCTTCGGGCTCTACCAGGTCACGCAGAAGGATGGCGAGCGGTGGTCGGCTGCGCGCGCCTATGTCGAGCCACGGCGCAATGCCAGCAATCTCGACATCCGGATCGGCGTGACCGTCCAGAAACTCGAAATCTCCGGTGGCCGGGTGACGGGCGTGACGTATTCGGTCGGTTCGCGCCAGCGCACCGTGAAGGCGAAAGGCGCGGTCGTGCTTTCGGCTGGTGCGTTCAACTCGCCGCAGATCCTGATGCTCTCGGGCATCGGCCCCGCCACCCACCTGCGCGAACACGGGATCGACGTGGTGGCAGACCGGCCTGCAGTCGGCTCCGACCTCCAGGACCATATCGACTACGTGTCGAGCTGGCAGGTCGACAATAACGAGTTCTTCGGCAAGACGCTCGCAGGCACGCTCAAGGTCGCCAAGGCGCTGGTGGAACACCGCCGCTTCCGCACCGGACGCATGACCACACCCTATGCCGAGGCTGGCGGTTTCTGGACCGTAATGCCCGACGCACCCGCTCCCGACATCCAGTGGCACTTCGTGCCCGCCATGCTCGAGGACCATGGCCGAACCGATGTGAAAGGCTATGGCTTCTCGCTCCACGCCTGCGTGCTCAGGCCCGAGAGTCGCGGCACCGTCAGGCTCGACAGCCGCAACGCTGCCGACGCTCCGCGGATCGATCCCAACTTCCTTGACGATGATCGCGATATTGCGACCCTGCGCGAAGGCGTGCGCTTGTCGCACCGCATCGTGACCTCGCCAAGCCTGGCCAAATACGAACCGCGCGACCGCTTCCCGATCGACCTCGACGACAACGCCCAGCTCGACGAGCTGATCCGCAACCGCGCCGACACCGTCTATCACCCTGTCGGCACCTGCCGGATGGGTGCAGACGAGGACTCGGTGGTCGATCCGACGCTGAAGGCGCGCGGGGTAGACGGACTCTACATCGCTGATGCCAGCATCATGCCGCGCCTTGTCTCGGGCAACACCAATGCCCCGTCGATCATGATCGGCGAGCGATGTGCGGATTTCGTCAAGGCGGCGCTTGCTGGCTGA
- a CDS encoding YkvA family protein, with amino-acid sequence MLADLKGWARALKRDVLALYIAARDPRTPWLARGVALAVAAYALSPIDLIPDFIPVLGLLDDLILLPVGIWTVLRLIPPDLMAEYRDKAAQFSKKPRSTAGLVIVIVIWGAALLAAGWWFFARPAT; translated from the coding sequence TTGCTGGCTGACCTCAAGGGCTGGGCCCGCGCACTGAAGCGGGACGTGCTGGCGCTCTACATTGCAGCCCGCGACCCGCGCACGCCGTGGCTTGCGCGCGGCGTGGCGCTGGCCGTGGCTGCTTATGCGCTCAGCCCGATCGACCTCATCCCGGATTTCATTCCTGTGCTCGGCCTGCTCGACGACCTTATCCTTCTGCCCGTGGGTATCTGGACGGTCCTGCGACTGATCCCGCCCGACCTCATGGCCGAGTATCGCGACAAGGCCGCACAGTTTTCGAAAAAGCCTCGCTCCACTGCGGGGCTGGTCATCGTTATCGTAATCTGGGGGGCCGCGCTGCTGGCCGCCGGCTGGTGGTTCTTCGCCCGCCCGGCGACCTAG
- a CDS encoding GNAT family N-acetyltransferase, with the protein MERSIAELQRGFLTPEEIESSRVAMGLDLTLIDDGTYFCVMEGDALAGCGGWSRRATLYGGDHSAGRDSRLLDPEKERARIRAMYTHPDHTRKGVGRMILDASENAARAEGFRELEMAATMSGKPLYFACGYTVESEWFDTHGAVPVPLATMTKRIA; encoded by the coding sequence ATGGAGCGATCGATTGCCGAACTCCAGCGCGGCTTCCTGACGCCCGAGGAAATCGAAAGCTCGCGCGTGGCCATGGGCCTCGACCTCACCCTGATCGACGACGGCACTTACTTCTGCGTGATGGAAGGCGATGCGCTGGCCGGGTGCGGGGGCTGGTCGCGCCGGGCGACGCTGTACGGCGGCGACCATTCGGCGGGTCGCGATTCCCGCCTCCTCGATCCGGAGAAGGAACGCGCGCGGATCCGGGCGATGTACACGCATCCCGACCACACCCGTAAAGGGGTCGGCCGCATGATCCTCGACGCTTCGGAGAATGCGGCCCGCGCGGAGGGTTTCAGGGAGCTGGAGATGGCCGCGACAATGTCCGGCAAGCCGCTCTATTTCGCGTGCGGCTACACGGTGGAGAGCGAATGGTTCGATACCCATGGCGCGGTGCCCGTGCCGCTGGCGACCATGACCAAGCGGATCGCCTAG